The sequence CGGCGCGCTGACCCTGATCACCAAAAAGGCCAGCTGATAAGCCGGCGCGGCGGGCCGGCATCCGGTCCGCCGGCCGCATCGTGCGTCCGCGAGCGCTCGACACCACCGGTCTCACAGCTTGCCCATCACCTTCTGCTGGAACCCATAGACCTCGCGCTTGCCGCCAAGTGGCACCAGCGTGACGTCGCGTTCCTGGCCCGGTTCGAAGCGCATGGCGGTGCCGGCGGCAATGTCGAGACGCATGCCGCGCGCCTGTTCGCGGTCGAACTTCAGCCCCTCATTGGTTTCGAAGAAATGGTAGTGGCTGCCGACCTGGACCGGCCGGTCGCCGCTGTTGGCGACTTTCAGGGTCACGGTCGGCAGGCCCTTGTTGAGCTCGATGTCGCCTTGGACGGGGATGATTTCGCCGGGGATCATCTGAGATCACACGACGCCGAAGGCGAGGCCGACGCCGATCGCCGCGCAGGCAGCACCGGCGACACGCGCCAGACCGCGGAACCTCATGCCAAGGCCCAGGCCCGCGGCGATGCCAACGGCATGCAGCAGCACGGTGGCGACGGCAAAGCCGGCCATGTATTCGAGCCCGCCGGCATTTTCCGGCACTTCGGTGCCGTGCGCGTGCCCGTGGAACAGCGCGAATAGGCCGATAATGGCGACGCCGGCCGAGACGGGCAGATCGATGGCCAGCGCCACCAGCAGGCCAAGCGCCACGACGGAGGCCAGTATGCCCGGCTCGACGAAGGGCACCGGCACATGTGCCATGCCAAGGGCCGCGCCGCCCAGCATGACGCCGACAAAGGCCGCCGGCCACGCCCAGACCGCCCTGCCGCCCTTGAGCGCCGCCCACAAGCCAACGGCGACCATCACGGTCATATGATCAAGGCCGGACAGAGGATGCATGAAGCCGGCCGTGAAGGACGACGTCGTACCGACGCCGACATGGGCGTAGGCGGGCATGGCCGGAGCCAGAAACAGGATGGCCGAGAGGGACAGTCGTTTGGCAGGGATCATTTCTATTTGCCTTCCGTTTCCAGTGTCACGCTATTCACGCGGCCTTGCGCGGGCCGCAGCCCTCGGCCTTGAGGATGCGCTTGGTCGAAGCCGGATATTTCTTCAGCATCGCGGCAGGGCGGATCGGCCGGACCGAAAAATTGCCGCCGCAATTGGGGCAGGCGCCGCCCAGCACGTGTTCCACGCAATCGGCGCAGAAGGTGCATTCGAAGGTGCAGATCAACGCATCCGTAGCCTCCGGCGGTAGATCCTTGTCGCAGCACTCGCAGTTTGGGCGCAGCTCGAGCATCTCTGCCTCCTCACCTGATGGGCTCGTGCACGGTCACCAGCTTGGTGCCGTCGGGGAAGGTCGCCTCCACCTGCACGTCATGGATCATCTCGGCGATGCCTTGCATCACCTGCGCGCGGGTGACGACATGGGCGCCGGCCTCCATCAGTTCGGCGACCGGGCGGCCATCGCGGGCGCCCTCGACGACGAAGTCGGTGATCAGCGCGATCGCTTCCGGATGGTTGAGCTTGACGCCGCGCTCCAGCCGCTTGCGGGCCACGATCGCCGCCATGGCGATCAGCAGCTTGTCCTTTTCCCTTGGTGTCAGGTTCATGCGGTTTCCAAAGATGAGGCAGACAGGATCACAGTGACCATAATTTGGGCAGCCCCGCCTTTCCGTTGAGCAATCCGACGAGCGGAACCAGCCGCTGGCGCAGTTGGTAGCCGTCCTCGGCATAAAGCCTCGCAAGAAGCTTGCCAGATGCCCTGACGCTCCAGGCGCTGGCGCCGCCCTGGTC is a genomic window of Mesorhizobium huakuii containing:
- a CDS encoding urease subunit beta produces the protein MIPGEIIPVQGDIELNKGLPTVTLKVANSGDRPVQVGSHYHFFETNEGLKFDREQARGMRLDIAAGTAMRFEPGQERDVTLVPLGGKREVYGFQQKVMGKL
- a CDS encoding HupE/UreJ family protein, which codes for MIPAKRLSLSAILFLAPAMPAYAHVGVGTTSSFTAGFMHPLSGLDHMTVMVAVGLWAALKGGRAVWAWPAAFVGVMLGGAALGMAHVPVPFVEPGILASVVALGLLVALAIDLPVSAGVAIIGLFALFHGHAHGTEVPENAGGLEYMAGFAVATVLLHAVGIAAGLGLGMRFRGLARVAGAACAAIGVGLAFGVV
- a CDS encoding DUF1272 domain-containing protein, whose product is MLELRPNCECCDKDLPPEATDALICTFECTFCADCVEHVLGGACPNCGGNFSVRPIRPAAMLKKYPASTKRILKAEGCGPRKAA
- a CDS encoding urease subunit gamma, producing the protein MNLTPREKDKLLIAMAAIVARKRLERGVKLNHPEAIALITDFVVEGARDGRPVAELMEAGAHVVTRAQVMQGIAEMIHDVQVEATFPDGTKLVTVHEPIR